Genomic DNA from Pseudomonas sp. CCC3.1:
GAGATCACCCTTGCGCACCAGCAAGGCAAACACATCGCGCTGGTAATCCCCCATCACCAGATCGTCGCGCAGAATCGGACTTTGGCCGTCTGATTCGTAGGCGAGCTTGAGAGAGAAAAGAGCGACTGTCTCCAGCGGGAGTTCCATGCTGCGGGTTCCTTGTGGTGCTTTAAGGGGCGGGCGATTGTAGCGTTCCTGGCGTTTTCCCAACAGCGGCGGCTAAACGATCCTGTTTTAAGCGCATCGCGTGTTTTTGTGGCTGACGCGTGTCTGGTTTTTATTTGGTAAGTCCAATTAGTGTTTTTTATAAATTGGTCTTGCCAATATTTTTGGCTGCGTGTAGTTTTCGAGCCGTGATCATCCCTGCGGCACTCAAGCCTGCACACAATAAAAGGAGATCCGGATGCCTTGTCTTGATCTCCCTTTGCTGCCGATCCCACCGCTATCCACCCCAGCCTCGTCTTGCCCAAAGCCCGTAGCCCATGTGCTATTGCCGGAGAATAAAAAATGCTGACTGTGATCTGTAACGAGCCACGCTTGCTAACGGCTGTTCAAAGCCCGATACCCACTCGCCAGCCAGGCGAAACTCTGATCCGGGTCAAGCGCGTGGGGGTGTGTGGTACGGACCTGCACATTTTCACCGGCAACCAGCCCTACCTTGAGTACCCTCGGGTCATGGGCCACGAGTTTTCCGGCATCGTAGAAGCCAGTGATGAAGGCAGTGGCCTGGCCGCCGGTGACGTGGTCTACGTCATGCCCTATATCTCATGCGGCACCTGCATCGCGTGCAGCAAAGGCAAGACCAACTGCTGCACCCGCATCCAGGTACTCGGCGTGCACTGCGATGGCGCTTTTACCGAGTACTTGAGCGTCGCTCATCAATTCATCCACAAGGCGGTGGGGGTGTCGCTGGATCAGGCGGCAATGATCGAGTTTCTGTCCATCGGAGCCCATGCGGTGCGCCGCTCCAACCTTCAGGCCGGGCAGCGCGTGCTGGTGGTTGGAACCGGCCCCATTGGTATGGCCGCGGCCATTTTTGCCGGGCTGCGTGGCGCGAAAGTCACGGTGCTCGACACCCGTCAAGACCGCTTGGATTTTTGCCACAAGCACCTGGATATTCACGCCGCAGTGAAAATCGGCGATGGCGATAAAGGCGCATTGGCCGACCTCACCGATGGCGACTTTTTTGACGTTGTTTTCGACGCCACCGGCAACGCCCGGGCCATGGAACGCGGCTTTGAATTTATCGCCCACGGCGGCACCTACGTGATGATTTCGGTCGTGCGTGACTCCATCACCTTTTCCGACCCCGAGTTCCATAAGCGTGAAGCCACCCTGATGGGCAGCCGCAACGCGACCGTCGAAGACTTCCGCTACGTGGAGCAATGCCTGCGCGATGGTTTGATCCCGGACCAGGCATTGAACACTCACCGCATCTCGCTCAGCGAGGTCGTCAACGCATTTCCCACCCTGCTGGATCCGCAGCAAGGCGTGGTCAAAGCCATCATCGAGTGCTAGCGGATGAGCGATAAATCCTTCCCGCCGATCCTGCAGTTTGGCACCAGCCGTTTTCTTCAGGCTCACGTCGACCTGTTCGTGTCGCAAGCACTTGAACGCGGCGCTGCTTTGGGCACTATTGCCGTGGTCCAGAGCACTGACAGCCCGGCCAGCAGTGCGCGTACTGCGGCGCTGGCCAGCGGCATGCCGTACCGGGTGCTGATTCAGGGCCTCGACAATGGGCAGGTCATCGAGCAAAACCTCTCGGCCTCGGCGATCAGCCATGCGCTGCATGCCGCCGAGCAGTGGCCAGCGTTGCGTCAGGGCTTTGTCGAGCAGGTCAAGGTGGTGGTCTCCAATACGGGGGATCGCGGTTATCAACTCGACGCGCAAGACACGCCTGCGCTGCTTGCCGAGGATGCCCCCGCGCCGATCAGTTTTGTGGCCAAACTTCTGGTGTTGCTGCATGACCGCTGGCAGCACAACCCTCACGCCCCGTTGTCGCTGTTTCCTTGTGAACTGGTCGCGCGCAACGGCGATGTGTTGCGTGACCTGCTGCTGGAGCTGGCGCGCAGTTGGGAGCTGGAAACTGCCTTCCAGACCTACCTGACGCACACGTGTCGCTGGGCTAACTCGTTGGTCGATCGCATCGTTTCACAAGCGCTGGACCCGGTGGGAGCGGTGGCTGAACCCTATGCGTTGTGGGCCATCGAGCGCCAGGAAGGGTTGATTCTGCCCTGTAGCCACGAAGCCATTGTGCTGACCGATGACCTCGACCATTACGAGCGCCTCAAGCTGTTTACCCTGAATCTGGGGCACAGCTACCTGGCCGAGCGCTGGATCAGTGATGCGCGGCCCGAACACGAAACCGTGTACCAGGCCATGCACAGCCCGGCATTGCGCGCCGATCTGGAAACACTGTGGGCCAGCGAAGTGCTCCCGGTCTTCGCCGCGCTTGGCCAGTTTGACGCTGCCCAGCGCTACGTCGACAGCGTGCGCGAGCGCTTTGCCAACCCGTTTTTGCAGCACCGCCTGGCCGATATTGCCGCTAACCATAAAGACAAGAAAAAGCGCCGCCTGCTGCCCTTGGTCGAGCTCGCTGCGCAGATTGCGCCGGGCCTTGAGCAACCGATGTTGCGGGCCGCCCTGCAAAGCCAGCACTGAGCGGCGCACCTGAACTGTTGAGGATCCACCATGAACCTTGCTCTCTCATCTTTACTTGTACTGACGGCAGGTGATGACGTCGCGGTTGCACGCGGCGACATCGCCAAAGGTCAGGAACTGTTCGCCGATGGCCTGAGGGTGACGGCCCTGACTGACATACCGTCGGGGCATAAAATCGCCCTGCGTGCTGTCAGCCCCGGACAACCGGTGCGCAAGTACGGGCAAGTCATCGGCCAGGCGACTGGCGCGCTGCACCCTGGCGACTACGTCCATGTTCACAACCTGGAGATGCCTGCGAGCAGTGCTTCGCTCTCGCTGGCCAACGTGTATCAACCCACGGTTTATCAGGCTGACGAGGCGCGTTTTGAAGGGTATGTGCGAGCGGACGGCCGTGTCGGCACGCGCAACTACATTGCAGTGATTGCCAGCGTCAATTGCTCGGCCACCGCCTGCAAACAGATCGCTGCCGCGTTCGATAGCGGGCGCTTGCGCGATTACCCCAATGTCGATGGTGTCGTCGCTATTACCCATGGCAGCGGCTGTGGCATGGGCGCCAAGGGCGATGGCATCGAGATTCTGAAACGCACCCTGCGCGGTTACGCCGACCACGCCAATTTCGCCGGTGTGTTGGTGATTGGCCTGGGGTGCGAAGTCAATCAATTGGCCCCGCTCATGGAGCAATTGGGCGATCGTCCTGCCGTGCTCAAGGCCAGCCTGGTGATTCAGGAAGCTGGCGGCACCCGTGAAACAGTGCAGCGCGGCATCAGTCTGGTGGAGGCGATGCTCGCGCCGGTCAACAGCCAGCAGCGCAGCAGCGTATCGGCCAAGCATCTGTGCGTCGGTCTGCAATGCGGTGGCTCGGACGGTTATTCGGGCATTACCGCTAACCCGGCGCTGGGCGCGGCTGTCGATTGGGTGGTACGCCATGGTGGGACCGCGATTCTTTCGGAAACGCCGGAAATTTATGGTGCCGAACACCTGCTGACTGCGCGCGCGGCATCCACGCAGATTGCCGAGAAACTGATGAGCCGCATTCATTGGTGGGAAGGCTATGTGCGCGATCATGACGGCGACATGAACAACAACCCATCCCCAGGCAATAAGGCTGGTGGCATTACCACCATCCTTGAAAAATCCCTGGGTGCTGTGGCCAAAGCGGGCGCGACGGGGCTGATGGCGGTGTATCAGTACGCCGAGACGGTCGAGCAAAAAGGCCTGGTGTTCATGGACACGCCCGGTTACGACCCTGTGTCGGCGACCGGGCAAGTGGCCGGGGGCGCGAACCTGATTTGTTTCACCACCGGGCGAGGCTCGACCTATGGCTGCAAGCCGACGCCGTCGCTGAAGATTGCCACCAATACCCGGCTCTTCCAGCGCATGTCGCTGGACATGGATTTCAATGCCGGTGGAATTGTTGACGGTGAAGAGTCGGTGGTTGAAGCGGGCGCTCGGCTGTTCCAGCTGATGCTGGCAACCGCCTCGGGACGCCACACCTGCAGCGAAGAAAACGGGCTCGGCGATAACGAGTTTCTGCCTTGGCAAATCGGCGCGGTGATGTGACAAGCGCGCTGCTGAGTCGATTGAAATCGTAACGCCAGCGCACCTCGAACCCTGTGGTAGCCTTTGGCATCATTTCCTGGACTCAGCCTCGATGGTCTCCTCGTCTCCTCCTTCAGAGCGCAAGCTCTATCAAAAAATTGCCGACCGGCTGCGTGAATACATCGTGCAGGGTGACTTCAAGGTCGGCTCGCGCCTGCCTCCCGAACGTGATCTCACGCAGTTGCTGGGCGTATCGCGCCCGTCGCTGCGCGAGGCGCTGATCGCCTTGGAAATTGAAGGCAGCATTGAAATCAAGATGGGTTCTGGCGTGTATGTCGCTGCACGACTCAAAGAGGGGGGCGCACCCACCGTCACCCTCGGCGAGAGCCCCAATGAACTGATGCAAGCGCGTGCACTCATCGAAGGCGAGGCCATCGTGCTGGCCTGCCTGCACGGCAAAAAAAGCGATTATCGCTACCTGCAAGCGTGCATCGACGCCATGCGCGCCAGCATCCAGGCCAATCGCCCGCCCTTGGCTGACGACCGCAAGTTTCACCATCGACTGGCGAAAATGACCGGTAACTCAGCGCTGGTGCGGATTATCACCTCACTGTTCGACGAGCGCCACAGCCCCATCTCTTCGCACCTGAGCGAACACTCAGAAAACCACGGCACGTGGGACGCGGCAGTCATCGAGCATCAAGCGATTCTTAGGGCGTTGGAATGCAAAGACGTAATCGCAGCGCAAACTGCCATGCGCCAGCATTTACTGCATTCCGAAGCACGTTGGCTGGTGGCGTTGGAGGCGGAGTAAGCGGGAGTATCCGGGGGCTGATCGCTTTTGTGGACGTGAGCATTCTTGTATCCCGGATTTCTGTATTTTTGGCGGATACAAGCAGGGATACAGGAGCGGTAGAAAGCTAAATTTCAGGCACAAAAAAACCGGCTCAGTGGCCGGTTTTCCTGTGCTGCGAGTCTTGTTAGAGACTTGCAGATACTGCTATTTGGTGCCCCGAGGGAGACTCGAACTCCCACT
This window encodes:
- a CDS encoding zinc-binding alcohol dehydrogenase family protein, producing the protein MLTVICNEPRLLTAVQSPIPTRQPGETLIRVKRVGVCGTDLHIFTGNQPYLEYPRVMGHEFSGIVEASDEGSGLAAGDVVYVMPYISCGTCIACSKGKTNCCTRIQVLGVHCDGAFTEYLSVAHQFIHKAVGVSLDQAAMIEFLSIGAHAVRRSNLQAGQRVLVVGTGPIGMAAAIFAGLRGAKVTVLDTRQDRLDFCHKHLDIHAAVKIGDGDKGALADLTDGDFFDVVFDATGNARAMERGFEFIAHGGTYVMISVVRDSITFSDPEFHKREATLMGSRNATVEDFRYVEQCLRDGLIPDQALNTHRISLSEVVNAFPTLLDPQQGVVKAIIEC
- a CDS encoding mannitol dehydrogenase family protein encodes the protein MSDKSFPPILQFGTSRFLQAHVDLFVSQALERGAALGTIAVVQSTDSPASSARTAALASGMPYRVLIQGLDNGQVIEQNLSASAISHALHAAEQWPALRQGFVEQVKVVVSNTGDRGYQLDAQDTPALLAEDAPAPISFVAKLLVLLHDRWQHNPHAPLSLFPCELVARNGDVLRDLLLELARSWELETAFQTYLTHTCRWANSLVDRIVSQALDPVGAVAEPYALWAIERQEGLILPCSHEAIVLTDDLDHYERLKLFTLNLGHSYLAERWISDARPEHETVYQAMHSPALRADLETLWASEVLPVFAALGQFDAAQRYVDSVRERFANPFLQHRLADIAANHKDKKKRRLLPLVELAAQIAPGLEQPMLRAALQSQH
- a CDS encoding altronate dehydratase family protein, whose protein sequence is MNLALSSLLVLTAGDDVAVARGDIAKGQELFADGLRVTALTDIPSGHKIALRAVSPGQPVRKYGQVIGQATGALHPGDYVHVHNLEMPASSASLSLANVYQPTVYQADEARFEGYVRADGRVGTRNYIAVIASVNCSATACKQIAAAFDSGRLRDYPNVDGVVAITHGSGCGMGAKGDGIEILKRTLRGYADHANFAGVLVIGLGCEVNQLAPLMEQLGDRPAVLKASLVIQEAGGTRETVQRGISLVEAMLAPVNSQQRSSVSAKHLCVGLQCGGSDGYSGITANPALGAAVDWVVRHGGTAILSETPEIYGAEHLLTARAASTQIAEKLMSRIHWWEGYVRDHDGDMNNNPSPGNKAGGITTILEKSLGAVAKAGATGLMAVYQYAETVEQKGLVFMDTPGYDPVSATGQVAGGANLICFTTGRGSTYGCKPTPSLKIATNTRLFQRMSLDMDFNAGGIVDGEESVVEAGARLFQLMLATASGRHTCSEENGLGDNEFLPWQIGAVM
- a CDS encoding FadR/GntR family transcriptional regulator, which encodes MVSSSPPSERKLYQKIADRLREYIVQGDFKVGSRLPPERDLTQLLGVSRPSLREALIALEIEGSIEIKMGSGVYVAARLKEGGAPTVTLGESPNELMQARALIEGEAIVLACLHGKKSDYRYLQACIDAMRASIQANRPPLADDRKFHHRLAKMTGNSALVRIITSLFDERHSPISSHLSEHSENHGTWDAAVIEHQAILRALECKDVIAAQTAMRQHLLHSEARWLVALEAE